A single Streptomyces sannanensis DNA region contains:
- a CDS encoding lytic transglycosylase — MAAQFGRRLRKGATNTAVAAVAVAALAASQAPGSTAAASGDQPTSDAAPPSGTPVTGNSPYHTDLPPLVTPGEPGTSVDLPAGATEAQSGIPASVLAAYKRAESTVGASDPGCHLPWELLAAIGKVESGQARGGKVDANGTTLTPILGPVLNGVGFANISDTDNGAFDGDSTHDRAVGPMQFIPQTWATWGQDGNNDGRKDPNNIYDAALAAGRYLCVGDRDLAVQSDMDRSILGYNHSREYLNTVMSWFRYYKRGTHEVPDGTGVLPTTPPTTPSTPTPTPPATPTATHKPTPPAGNKPSPTPPAGNKPSPTPPAGNKPSPTPPPTTPPATKPPTSTPTPTPTPPLQRVSRIEDADTGALTATAGSAFAERPRVRAEDASGAALAGVPVRFQIMGGTDARFTGGSDDIVVMTGAGGTATAPVLRAGERTGEFTVRVTVAGRALPGLDYTATVTARQADALTRAGSAELTAAPGAEFAEPVELKATYKGAAASGVAATATLIKSADDPSANDKGPYFKDAQGNPVRTLDGLKTDADGVLRLPKIFTDELTGTYLLRITTTGGATLTLELKVA, encoded by the coding sequence ATGGCTGCGCAATTCGGACGACGGCTGCGCAAGGGGGCGACCAACACCGCTGTGGCCGCGGTAGCCGTCGCGGCGCTCGCCGCCTCCCAGGCGCCGGGCAGCACGGCCGCCGCCTCCGGCGACCAGCCGACGTCCGACGCGGCCCCGCCTTCCGGTACCCCGGTCACCGGCAACTCCCCTTACCACACGGACCTTCCGCCGCTCGTCACCCCCGGCGAGCCCGGCACCTCGGTCGACCTGCCGGCGGGCGCGACCGAGGCACAGTCCGGCATACCCGCCTCCGTGCTGGCCGCGTACAAGCGCGCGGAGTCGACCGTCGGCGCCTCCGACCCGGGCTGCCACCTTCCGTGGGAACTGCTCGCCGCGATCGGCAAGGTCGAGTCGGGCCAGGCGCGCGGCGGCAAGGTGGACGCCAACGGCACTACTCTCACCCCGATCCTCGGCCCGGTCCTCAACGGTGTCGGCTTCGCCAACATCTCCGACACCGACAACGGCGCGTTCGACGGCGACAGCACACACGACCGAGCGGTCGGCCCGATGCAGTTCATCCCGCAGACCTGGGCCACCTGGGGCCAGGACGGCAACAACGACGGCCGCAAGGACCCGAACAACATCTACGACGCGGCGCTCGCCGCGGGCCGTTATCTGTGCGTGGGCGACCGTGACCTGGCGGTCCAGTCGGACATGGACCGGTCGATCCTGGGTTACAACCACTCCCGGGAGTACCTGAACACCGTCATGTCCTGGTTCCGGTACTACAAGCGCGGTACGCACGAGGTCCCGGACGGCACCGGCGTCCTGCCGACCACCCCGCCCACCACACCGAGCACTCCGACGCCCACCCCGCCGGCGACTCCGACGGCCACTCACAAGCCGACGCCGCCCGCGGGCAACAAGCCGTCTCCGACGCCGCCCGCGGGCAACAAGCCGTCTCCGACGCCGCCCGCGGGCAACAAGCCGTCTCCGACGCCGCCTCCCACCACACCTCCGGCCACGAAGCCCCCGACGTCGACGCCGACGCCCACCCCGACGCCCCCGCTGCAGCGCGTCAGCCGCATCGAGGACGCGGACACCGGGGCGCTGACCGCCACCGCGGGCAGCGCGTTCGCCGAGCGGCCGCGGGTGCGGGCGGAGGACGCCTCCGGCGCGGCGCTGGCCGGAGTTCCGGTGCGCTTCCAGATCATGGGCGGCACCGACGCCCGCTTCACCGGCGGTTCGGACGACATCGTCGTCATGACCGGCGCCGGCGGCACGGCGACCGCGCCGGTTCTGCGGGCGGGAGAGCGCACGGGCGAGTTCACCGTGCGGGTCACGGTCGCCGGCCGCGCGCTGCCCGGCCTCGACTACACCGCCACCGTGACGGCCCGTCAGGCGGACGCCCTGACCCGGGCCGGCAGCGCGGAGCTGACGGCCGCGCCGGGTGCCGAGTTCGCCGAGCCGGTGGAGCTCAAGGCCACCTACAAGGGCGCCGCGGCTTCGGGCGTGGCGGCGACCGCCACCCTGATCAAGTCCGCGGACGACCCGTCCGCGAACGACAAGGGCCCGTACTTCAAGGACGCACAGGGCAATCCGGTCCGCACCCTCGACGGGCTGAAGACCGACGCCGACGGCGTGCTGCGGCTCCCGAAGATCTTCACGGACGAGCTGACGGGCACCTACCTGCTCCGGATCACCACCACCGGCGGCGCGACCCTCACTCTCGAGCTGAAGGTCGCATAA
- a CDS encoding DUF4184 family protein, translating to MPFTLSHAAAVLPGIRRDGAARGPLIASALVAGSFSPDMTYFAASFVPAAMPFGDVTHSVVGVVTVDVLITAVLAGLWLLLREPVVALLPRGWQGRVHAFVRGQSWRGARLPSSAWRFALSAAIGASTHVFWDTFTHLDRWGMKVLPVLGEIVAGFPVYLYLQYGGSAVALVVIVWFVASSLCRLPAAASPPVPALDARGRWSAAALLVGCAAVGAVHRCVRWYAYHGDGTLLGLIPSACFGAGAGLAVGLLLYATTVRLRTKSPDRLKASLPGD from the coding sequence ATGCCGTTCACACTGAGCCATGCCGCGGCCGTGCTGCCGGGGATACGACGGGACGGCGCGGCCCGCGGACCGCTCATCGCCTCCGCACTGGTCGCCGGATCCTTCTCACCCGACATGACCTATTTCGCCGCCTCGTTCGTGCCCGCCGCGATGCCCTTCGGTGACGTCACGCACTCGGTCGTCGGTGTCGTCACCGTCGATGTGCTCATCACCGCCGTACTGGCCGGACTGTGGCTGCTGCTGCGTGAACCGGTGGTGGCGCTGCTGCCGCGGGGATGGCAGGGACGCGTCCATGCCTTCGTACGCGGGCAGTCGTGGCGCGGAGCGCGACTGCCTTCGTCGGCATGGCGGTTCGCCCTGTCGGCGGCGATCGGGGCGAGTACGCATGTCTTCTGGGACACGTTCACGCACCTGGACCGGTGGGGCATGAAGGTGCTGCCGGTGCTCGGCGAGATCGTGGCGGGCTTCCCCGTCTATCTGTATCTGCAGTACGGCGGCTCGGCGGTGGCCCTGGTGGTGATCGTCTGGTTCGTCGCCTCGTCACTGTGCCGGCTCCCGGCGGCCGCGTCGCCGCCCGTGCCGGCACTGGACGCGCGCGGCCGATGGAGTGCGGCTGCCCTGCTCGTGGGATGTGCGGCGGTGGGTGCGGTGCACCGCTGCGTGCGCTGGTACGCGTACCACGGCGACGGCACACTGCTGGGCCTGATCCCCTCCGCGTGCTTCGGCGCGGGCGCGGGCCTCGCGGTGGGACTGCTGCTGTACGCGACCACGGTCCGCCTGCGCACGAAATCGCCGGACAGGCTCAAAGCGAGCCTGCCCGGCGACTGA
- the polA gene encoding DNA polymerase I: MAQTAKNNAENRPRLLLMDGHSLAYRAFFALPAENFTTAAGQPTNAIYGFASMLANTLRDEAPTHFAVAFDVSRKTWRSEEFPEYKANRSKTPDEFKGQVELIGELLDAMNAPRFAIDGFEADDIIATLATQAEAAGFEVLIVTGDRDSFQLVTEHVTVLYPTKGVSELTRFTPEKVEEKYGLSPRQYPDFAALRGDPSDNLPGIPGVGEKTAAKWINQFGSFAELVERVDEVKGKAGQNLRDHLEAVKTNRRLTEMVRDVELPKAVADLERAPYDRKALAFFLDTLEIRNPNLRERLLAVDPGAGEEEAPAPAAGVELDGTVLGSGELAPWLEAHGTRKLGVATVDTWGLGGGNVSEIALAAADGAAAWFDPSQLDEADERAFAAWIADASRPKVLHNAKGAMRVFPEHGWRIDGVTMDTALAAYLVKPGRRSFALDALSIEYLGRELAPAAADGQLAFGADEQAEADALMAQARAVLDLGEAFDARLEEVGAAGLLHDMELPTSVLLARMERHGIAADRAHLEAMEQQFAGAVQQAVKEAHASVGHEFNLGSPKQLQEVLFGELALPKTKKTKTGYTTDADALAWLATQTDHELPVLMLRHREQAKLRVTVEGLIKTVATDGRIHTTFNQTVAATGRLSSTDPNLQNIPVRTDEGRAIRRGFVVGEGFESLMTADYSQIELRVMAHLSEDEGLIEAFASGEDLHTTVASQVFAVDKSAVDAEMRRKIKAMSYGLAYGLSAFGLSQQLNIEAAEARGLMDTYFERFGGVRDYLRRVVDEARATGYTETMFGRRRYLPDLNSDNRQRREMAERMALNAPIQGTAADIVKVAMLKVDQALAEAGLESRMLLQVHDEIVLEVAPGERERVEELVRREMSAAVELRAPLDVSVGVGPDWESAAH, from the coding sequence GTGGCTCAGACAGCGAAGAACAACGCAGAGAACCGTCCGCGCCTGCTCCTCATGGACGGGCACTCCTTGGCGTACCGGGCGTTCTTCGCGCTGCCCGCGGAGAACTTCACCACGGCCGCCGGCCAGCCGACGAACGCCATCTATGGCTTCGCGTCGATGCTGGCGAACACGCTGCGCGACGAGGCGCCCACGCATTTCGCGGTGGCCTTCGACGTGTCCCGCAAGACCTGGCGTTCGGAGGAGTTCCCGGAGTACAAGGCGAACCGCTCCAAGACCCCCGACGAGTTCAAGGGTCAGGTCGAGCTGATCGGCGAGCTGCTGGACGCGATGAACGCTCCGCGCTTCGCGATCGACGGCTTCGAGGCCGACGACATCATCGCCACACTGGCCACGCAGGCCGAGGCGGCCGGCTTCGAGGTGCTGATCGTCACCGGTGACCGGGACTCCTTCCAGCTGGTCACGGAGCATGTCACCGTGCTGTATCCGACCAAGGGTGTCTCGGAGCTGACCCGTTTCACACCGGAGAAGGTCGAGGAGAAGTACGGTCTGTCCCCGCGGCAGTACCCGGACTTCGCGGCGCTGCGGGGCGACCCGTCCGACAATCTGCCGGGCATCCCCGGTGTCGGTGAGAAGACCGCCGCGAAGTGGATCAACCAGTTCGGTTCCTTCGCGGAGCTGGTGGAGCGCGTCGACGAGGTCAAGGGCAAGGCCGGGCAGAACCTCCGCGATCATCTGGAGGCGGTGAAGACCAACCGCCGGCTGACCGAGATGGTGCGTGACGTCGAGCTGCCCAAGGCCGTGGCGGACCTGGAGCGTGCTCCGTACGACCGCAAGGCGCTGGCCTTCTTCCTGGACACCCTGGAGATCCGCAACCCGAACCTGCGTGAGCGGCTGCTCGCCGTCGATCCCGGTGCCGGAGAGGAGGAGGCCCCCGCTCCGGCCGCCGGTGTGGAGCTGGACGGCACGGTTCTCGGCTCCGGCGAGCTCGCCCCGTGGCTGGAGGCCCACGGCACGCGGAAGCTCGGCGTGGCCACCGTCGACACCTGGGGGCTGGGCGGCGGCAATGTGAGCGAGATCGCGCTGGCCGCGGCGGACGGGGCCGCGGCCTGGTTCGACCCGTCGCAGCTGGACGAGGCCGACGAGCGGGCCTTCGCCGCGTGGATCGCCGACGCCTCCCGGCCCAAGGTGCTGCACAACGCCAAGGGCGCCATGCGGGTCTTCCCCGAGCACGGCTGGCGTATCGACGGCGTCACCATGGACACCGCGCTCGCCGCGTACCTGGTCAAGCCCGGCCGCCGTTCCTTCGCGCTGGACGCGCTGTCCATCGAGTACCTGGGCCGTGAGCTCGCCCCGGCCGCGGCCGACGGCCAGCTCGCCTTCGGCGCCGACGAGCAGGCCGAGGCGGACGCCCTGATGGCGCAGGCGCGCGCCGTCCTCGACCTCGGCGAGGCCTTCGACGCGCGGCTCGAGGAGGTCGGCGCTGCCGGGCTGCTGCACGACATGGAGCTGCCCACCTCCGTGCTGCTCGCCCGGATGGAACGCCACGGCATCGCCGCGGACCGGGCGCACCTGGAGGCGATGGAGCAGCAGTTCGCGGGCGCCGTGCAGCAGGCCGTGAAGGAGGCGCACGCCTCCGTCGGGCACGAGTTCAACCTGGGCTCGCCCAAGCAGCTCCAGGAGGTCCTCTTCGGTGAGCTGGCCCTGCCCAAGACCAAGAAGACCAAGACCGGTTACACCACGGACGCCGACGCGTTGGCGTGGCTGGCCACCCAGACCGACCACGAACTGCCGGTCCTCATGCTGCGCCACCGGGAGCAGGCCAAGCTGCGGGTCACCGTGGAGGGCCTGATCAAGACGGTGGCGACGGACGGGCGTATCCACACCACTTTCAACCAGACGGTGGCGGCCACCGGCCGACTCTCCTCCACCGATCCGAATCTGCAGAACATTCCGGTGCGCACGGACGAGGGCCGGGCGATCCGCCGCGGGTTCGTCGTCGGCGAGGGCTTCGAGTCTCTGATGACCGCCGACTACAGCCAGATCGAGCTGCGGGTGATGGCCCATCTGTCCGAGGACGAGGGCCTGATCGAGGCGTTCGCCTCCGGCGAGGACCTGCACACCACCGTCGCCTCCCAGGTGTTCGCCGTGGACAAGTCCGCCGTCGACGCGGAGATGCGCCGCAAGATCAAGGCGATGTCGTACGGACTGGCCTACGGGCTCTCGGCCTTCGGGCTGTCCCAGCAGCTGAACATCGAGGCGGCGGAGGCGCGCGGCCTGATGGACACGTACTTCGAGCGCTTCGGCGGGGTCCGTGACTATCTGCGCCGGGTCGTCGACGAGGCGCGTGCCACGGGGTACACGGAGACGATGTTCGGCCGGCGCCGCTATCTGCCCGACCTGAACAGCGACAACCGCCAGCGCCGCGAGATGGCCGAGCGGATGGCGCTCAACGCCCCGATCCAGGGCACCGCGGCGGACATCGTCAAGGTGGCCATGCTCAAGGTCGACCAGGCTCTGGCCGAGGCCGGTCTCGAGTCCCGGATGCTGCTCCAGGTCCACGACGAAATCGTGCTGGAGGTCGCCCCGGGCGAGCGGGAGCGGGTCGAGGAGCTGGTCCGCCGCGAGATGTCGGCCGCGGTCGAACTCCGCGCCCCCCTGGACGTCTCGGTGGGCGTCGGCCCGGACTGGGAGTCGGCGGCGCACTGA
- a CDS encoding FdhF/YdeP family oxidoreductase — MATKPPAGDPVQDAPQVSAPQHAAAGLPAIAHTLRISQQQMGLKRTAQTLLKVNQKDGFDCPGCAWPEGDKRHTAEFCENGAKAVAEEATLRRVTPDFFAAHSLADLATRSGYWLGQQGRITQPMLLAEGAEHYEAVTWDRAFAIIAEELKALSSPDEALFYTSGRTSNEAAFLLQLFAREFGTNNLPDCSNMCHESSGSALTETIGIGKGSVSLEDLHRADLIIVAGQNPGTNHPRMLSALEKAKAAGAKIISINPLPEAGLERFKNPQTPQGMIKGAALTDLFLQIRIGGDQALFRLLNKLILETEGALDQAFIDEHTHGFEEFAETARAADWDETLTATGLQHAEIEQALAMILASRRTIACWAMGLTQHKHAVATIREVVNMLLLRGDIGRPGAGVCPVRGHSNVQGDRTMGIFERPAPAFLDALEKEFGFAPPRHHGFDVVRSIQALRDGEAKVFFAMGGNFIGATPDTEVTEAAMRRASLTVHVSTKLNRSHAVTGRRALILPTLGRTDKDVQASGRQFVTVEDSMGMVHASRGNLTPASPHLLSEPAIVARMARAVLGADSATPWEEFEKDYATIRDRIARVIPGFEDFNARVARPSGFALPHAPRDERRFPTTTGKANFTAAPVEYPHVPEGRLLLQTLRSHDQYNTTIYGLDDRYRGIKGGRRVVLVHPADAAELGLADGSYTDLVSEWKDGVERRAPGFRVVHYPTARGCAAAYYPETNVLVPLDATADTSNTPASKSVVVRLEQSRTD; from the coding sequence ATGGCCACGAAGCCGCCCGCGGGAGACCCGGTCCAGGACGCGCCACAGGTCTCGGCACCGCAGCACGCCGCCGCCGGACTGCCCGCCATCGCGCACACCCTGCGCATCTCCCAGCAGCAGATGGGCCTGAAGCGCACCGCACAGACCCTGCTCAAGGTCAACCAGAAGGACGGCTTCGACTGCCCCGGCTGCGCCTGGCCCGAGGGTGACAAGCGGCACACCGCCGAATTCTGCGAGAACGGCGCCAAGGCCGTCGCCGAGGAGGCGACGCTGCGCCGCGTCACCCCCGACTTCTTCGCCGCCCACTCGCTCGCGGATCTGGCCACGCGCAGCGGGTACTGGCTCGGCCAGCAGGGCCGTATCACCCAGCCCATGCTTCTGGCGGAAGGCGCCGAGCACTACGAAGCGGTCACCTGGGACCGGGCCTTCGCGATCATCGCGGAGGAACTGAAGGCGCTCTCCTCCCCCGACGAGGCCCTCTTCTACACCTCGGGCCGCACCAGCAACGAGGCCGCGTTCCTGCTGCAGCTCTTCGCCCGCGAGTTCGGCACCAACAACCTGCCCGACTGCTCCAACATGTGCCACGAGTCGTCCGGCTCGGCGCTGACCGAGACCATAGGCATCGGCAAGGGCAGCGTCTCCCTGGAGGACCTGCACCGGGCCGACCTGATCATCGTCGCCGGGCAGAACCCGGGCACCAACCACCCCCGGATGCTCTCCGCCCTGGAGAAGGCCAAGGCGGCCGGCGCGAAGATCATCTCGATCAATCCGCTGCCCGAGGCCGGCCTGGAACGCTTCAAAAACCCGCAGACCCCCCAGGGCATGATCAAGGGCGCCGCCCTCACCGACCTCTTCCTCCAGATCCGCATCGGCGGCGACCAGGCCCTCTTCCGCCTCCTCAACAAACTGATCCTGGAGACAGAAGGCGCCCTCGACCAGGCCTTCATCGACGAGCACACCCACGGCTTCGAGGAGTTCGCCGAGACCGCGCGCGCCGCCGACTGGGACGAGACGCTCACCGCCACCGGCCTGCAGCACGCCGAAATCGAGCAGGCCCTCGCCATGATCCTCGCCTCCAGGCGCACCATCGCCTGCTGGGCGATGGGCCTGACCCAGCACAAGCACGCCGTCGCCACCATCCGCGAAGTCGTCAACATGCTGCTGCTGCGCGGCGACATCGGCCGCCCCGGCGCCGGCGTCTGCCCCGTGCGCGGCCACTCCAATGTGCAGGGCGACCGCACCATGGGCATCTTCGAGCGGCCCGCACCCGCCTTCCTGGATGCCCTGGAGAAGGAATTCGGCTTCGCACCGCCCCGCCACCACGGATTCGACGTCGTACGGTCCATCCAGGCGCTGCGCGACGGCGAAGCCAAGGTCTTCTTCGCCATGGGCGGCAACTTCATCGGCGCCACCCCCGACACCGAGGTCACCGAGGCCGCGATGCGCCGCGCCTCACTGACCGTGCACGTCTCCACCAAGCTCAACCGCTCGCACGCCGTCACCGGCCGCCGCGCACTGATCCTGCCCACCCTCGGCCGCACCGACAAGGACGTCCAGGCGAGCGGCAGGCAGTTCGTCACCGTCGAGGACTCCATGGGCATGGTCCACGCCTCCCGCGGCAACCTCACCCCCGCAAGCCCCCACCTGCTGTCCGAGCCCGCCATCGTCGCCCGCATGGCACGCGCCGTCCTCGGCGCGGACTCCGCCACCCCCTGGGAGGAGTTCGAGAAGGACTACGCCACCATCCGCGACCGGATCGCCCGCGTCATTCCCGGCTTCGAGGACTTCAACGCCCGCGTCGCCCGGCCATCAGGCTTCGCCCTCCCCCACGCCCCGCGCGACGAACGGCGCTTCCCCACCACCACCGGCAAGGCCAACTTCACCGCCGCCCCCGTCGAATACCCCCACGTCCCCGAGGGCCGGCTGCTGCTGCAGACACTGCGCTCGCACGACCAGTACAACACCACCATCTACGGCCTCGACGACCGCTACCGCGGCATCAAGGGCGGACGCCGCGTCGTCCTCGTCCACCCCGCCGACGCGGCCGAACTGGGCCTCGCCGACGGCTCGTACACCGACCTGGTCAGCGAATGGAAGGACGGCGTGGAACGGCGCGCCCCCGGCTTCCGAGTGGTGCACTACCCCACCGCCCGGGGCTGCGCCGCCGCCTACTACCCGGAGACCAACGTGCTGGTGCCGCTGGACGCGACCGCGGACACCAGCAACACCCCCGCCAGCAAGTCCGTCGTCGTGCGTCTGGAACAATCACGGACCGACTGA
- a CDS encoding hotdog fold thioesterase — protein MGEQNTVKFPQEVIDEYAALGVDLPALFSAGHLGTRMGVQILEASAERVVGTMPVEGNTQPYGLLHGGASAVLAETLGSVGSMLHGGSKKIAVGVDLNCTHHRGVRSGLVTGVATPVHRGRSTATYEIVITDEHDKRVCTARLTCLLREANPGDGLV, from the coding sequence ATGGGCGAGCAGAACACCGTGAAGTTCCCACAAGAGGTCATCGACGAGTACGCCGCGCTCGGCGTCGACCTGCCCGCGCTGTTCTCCGCGGGGCACCTCGGCACCCGCATGGGCGTGCAGATCCTCGAGGCCTCCGCGGAGCGGGTCGTCGGCACCATGCCGGTCGAGGGCAACACCCAGCCCTACGGACTGCTGCACGGCGGCGCCTCCGCCGTCCTCGCCGAGACCCTCGGCTCCGTCGGCTCGATGCTCCACGGCGGCTCCAAGAAGATCGCCGTCGGCGTCGACCTGAACTGCACCCACCACCGCGGGGTGCGCTCCGGCCTGGTCACCGGCGTCGCCACCCCCGTACACCGCGGCCGCTCCACCGCCACGTACGAAATCGTCATCACCGACGAGCACGACAAGCGGGTCTGCACCGCCCGCCTCACCTGCCTGCTGCGCGAGGCCAACCCCGGCGACGGCCTCGTCTGA
- a CDS encoding trypsin-like serine protease translates to MTAAARLTAVTAAACAVVLGAALPSSAINSYNATPAPERTEVGALVATWDNDDNPATPDRVDWVCSGTMIDADTFLTAAHCTTDWPANVKFYVSLDQDVQAGLDKAAAQHPGDPAAVAEAVAVQGTAHSHPAYPGPASDTHDISVIELPAAKVKARWNFTPATLPKAGALSALGPQGLKDTSFVVAGYGTQEAQRGPGGHTHPGGGVRMKAPTGFNALNNAWIRLSMNASQGNGGACYGDSGGPNFATLNGKRTLVATTITGDTPCYATNVTYRLDTPGARAFLAPFVTLP, encoded by the coding sequence TTGACCGCCGCCGCACGGCTCACCGCCGTCACCGCCGCCGCCTGCGCCGTCGTCCTCGGCGCCGCACTGCCCTCGTCCGCCATCAACTCCTACAACGCGACGCCCGCCCCCGAGCGCACCGAGGTCGGCGCCCTCGTCGCCACCTGGGACAACGACGACAACCCCGCCACCCCCGACCGGGTCGACTGGGTCTGCTCCGGCACCATGATCGACGCGGACACCTTCCTGACCGCCGCCCACTGCACCACCGACTGGCCGGCGAACGTCAAGTTCTATGTCTCCCTCGACCAGGACGTCCAGGCCGGCCTCGACAAGGCCGCCGCCCAGCACCCCGGAGACCCCGCGGCCGTCGCCGAAGCCGTCGCCGTCCAGGGCACCGCCCACAGCCACCCCGCCTACCCCGGCCCCGCCTCCGACACCCACGACATCTCCGTCATCGAACTGCCCGCCGCCAAGGTCAAGGCCCGCTGGAACTTCACCCCGGCCACCCTCCCCAAGGCCGGCGCACTCTCCGCACTCGGCCCCCAGGGCCTGAAAGACACCTCGTTCGTCGTCGCCGGATACGGCACCCAGGAAGCCCAGCGCGGCCCCGGCGGCCACACCCACCCCGGCGGCGGCGTCCGCATGAAGGCCCCCACCGGCTTCAACGCCCTCAACAACGCCTGGATACGCCTCTCCATGAACGCCTCCCAGGGCAACGGCGGCGCCTGCTACGGCGACTCCGGCGGCCCCAACTTCGCCACCCTGAACGGCAAGCGCACCCTCGTCGCCACCACCATCACCGGCGACACCCCCTGCTACGCCACCAACGTCACCTACCGCCTCGACACACCCGGCGCCCGGGCCTTCCTCGCCCCCTTCGTCACCCTCCCCTGA
- a CDS encoding ABC transporter ATP-binding protein — translation MSTTTELQKEPGDVGGSGGALLELVGLRVFYGAIEAIKGIDLTVNQGEIVALLGGNGAGKTTTLRTISGMLQPRHGEVRLRGERIDGIRSHELVQFGIGHVPEGRRVFATMTVRENLEMGAYRFSSVDSADMDRCFTLFPRLAERRNQLAGTLSGGEQQMLAIGRALMGKPELLLLDEPSMGLAPLIVQQIFEIIQEINQQGTTVLLVEQNATQALGLANRGYVLETGSVAMSGDAAELLSDDRIRAAYLGEGAA, via the coding sequence GTGAGCACGACGACGGAGCTGCAGAAGGAGCCGGGCGACGTCGGCGGTTCGGGCGGTGCGCTGCTCGAGCTGGTGGGTCTGCGGGTGTTCTACGGTGCGATCGAGGCGATCAAGGGCATCGATCTGACGGTGAACCAGGGCGAGATCGTGGCCCTGCTCGGTGGTAACGGCGCGGGCAAGACGACGACGCTGCGCACGATTTCGGGCATGCTGCAGCCTCGCCATGGTGAGGTGCGGCTGCGCGGGGAGCGTATCGACGGCATCAGGTCGCACGAGCTGGTGCAGTTCGGGATCGGGCATGTGCCTGAGGGCCGACGGGTGTTCGCGACGATGACGGTGCGCGAGAACCTGGAGATGGGTGCGTACCGTTTCTCGTCGGTGGACTCGGCCGACATGGACCGGTGTTTCACGTTGTTCCCGCGGCTCGCGGAGCGGCGCAACCAGCTGGCGGGCACCCTGTCGGGTGGTGAGCAGCAGATGCTGGCGATCGGCCGTGCGCTGATGGGCAAGCCGGAGCTGCTGCTGCTGGACGAGCCGTCGATGGGTCTGGCGCCGCTGATCGTGCAGCAGATCTTCGAGATCATTCAGGAGATCAATCAGCAGGGCACGACGGTGCTGCTGGTGGAGCAGAACGCGACGCAGGCGCTGGGTCTGGCGAACCGCGGCTATGTGCTGGAGACGGGTTCGGTGGCGATGTCGGGTGATGCGGCCGAGCTGCTGAGCGACGACCGGATCCGGGCGGCGTACCTCGGTGAGGGTGCGGCCTGA
- a CDS encoding ABC transporter ATP-binding protein: MTTDVTSDPAEAVGPASGDAELVLETSGVTLRFGGLTSLDNVDLKMRRGEILAVIGPNGAGKTSLFNSLTGVYTPQEGKIVFRPKDGGEKNLLGSKPHLVNRLGLARTFQNIRLFSALTALENVKIAAETRLKAGPVSIMLGLPKARKAEKLSDERAHRLLKFVGLEDKLNEIAGSLSYGDQRSLEIARALATDPQVLLLDEPAAGTNPTEKLELEQLIRRINDELGVSVLLIEHDMRLVMSVADRVMVLNFGKKIAEGTPSEVQQHPAVIEAYLGSSAEDAEAVQHIIAEQRSASDEESSE, from the coding sequence ATGACCACCGATGTGACGAGCGACCCGGCCGAGGCCGTGGGGCCTGCGTCGGGTGACGCGGAGCTGGTGCTGGAGACCTCGGGTGTGACGCTGAGGTTCGGCGGTCTGACCAGCCTGGACAACGTGGACCTGAAGATGCGCCGGGGGGAGATCCTCGCGGTGATCGGTCCGAACGGTGCGGGCAAGACGTCGCTGTTCAACTCCCTCACGGGTGTGTACACCCCGCAGGAGGGGAAGATCGTCTTCCGTCCGAAGGACGGCGGCGAGAAGAACCTGCTGGGCAGCAAGCCGCACCTGGTGAACCGGCTGGGGCTGGCGCGTACGTTCCAGAACATCCGGCTGTTCTCGGCGCTGACGGCGCTGGAGAACGTGAAGATCGCGGCGGAGACCCGGCTGAAGGCCGGCCCGGTCTCGATCATGCTGGGGCTGCCGAAGGCCCGCAAGGCGGAGAAGCTGAGCGATGAGCGGGCGCATAGGCTGCTGAAGTTCGTCGGTCTCGAGGACAAGCTCAACGAGATCGCCGGGTCGCTGAGTTACGGCGACCAGCGCAGCCTGGAGATCGCGCGGGCGCTGGCCACGGATCCGCAGGTGCTGCTGCTGGACGAGCCGGCGGCGGGTACGAACCCGACGGAGAAGCTGGAGCTGGAGCAGCTGATCCGCCGTATCAACGACGAGTTGGGCGTGAGTGTGCTGCTGATCGAGCACGACATGCGTCTGGTGATGTCGGTGGCGGACCGGGTGATGGTCCTCAACTTCGGCAAGAAGATCGCCGAGGGGACGCCGAGTGAGGTGCAGCAGCATCCGGCGGTGATCGAGGCGTATCTGGGTTCGTCGGCGGAGGATGCCGAGGCGGTCCAGCACATCATCGCCGAGCAGCGTTCGGCGTCGGACGAGGAGAGCAGCGAGTGA